CTCGGACCTACTCCAGATACTGTCCCATTTTCAGAAATTTATCCCGGCGTCGCCGCACCAGCTTGTCGGGTTTGTAGCGCCGCAAGTCCTCGAGCTGTTTCACGAGTGTGTCGTGCACCGCCTGCGCGGTCGCCTCGTGATTGGCATGGGCGCCGCCGGGCGGCTCGGGGATGATCTCGTCGACCACCCGCAGCTCCTGGAGATCCTGCGCGGTGATGCGCAGCGCCGACGCCGCTTTCTCGCGCAACTCCTGGCTTTTGCCGTCCTTCCACAGAATGGACGCGCAGCCTTCCACGGTGATCACGGAATACACCGCGTTCTCGAGCATGTTGGTACGGTCCGACACGCCCAGCGCCAGCGCGCCGCCCGATCCACCTTCGCCGATCACGGTGGCGATGATCGGCACCTCGAGGCGGCTCATCTCGAACAGATTGCGCGCGATCGCTTCCGACTGCCCCCGCTCCTCGGCGCCGAGACCTGCCCAGGCGCCCATCGTGTCGATGAACGTGATGACCGGTACGTGGAATTTCTCGGCGAGCTTCATCAGCCGCAGCGCTTTCCGATAGCCCTCGGGGTGCGGCATGCCGAAGTTGCGCTTGAGAATTTCCTTCGTGTCGCGGCCGCGCTGCTGGCCGATGACCATCACCGTCTCGCCTTCCAGACGCGCCCAACCGCCGACGATCGCCGCGTCTTCACGGAACGCACGGTCGCCGTGCAGCTCGATGAAGTCCGTGAACGCGAGCTGGATGTAGTCCAGCGTGAACGGCCGCTTGGTGCTGCGCGCGACCTGCACGCGCTGCCACGGCGTGAGGTTCTTGTAGATCTCGACCCGAAGATCGGCCAGCTTCTGCTGCAGCGGCGCGATCTCGTTGTCGACGTCGAGCTGCTGATCGCCGGCGAGCCGTTTCAGCTCGTCGATCTGCCGCTCTAATTCCGCGATCGGTTTCTCGAACTCCAGCGTGACTGAAGTCCCCACATCAGCTCCCGCGAACGAGGCGAACGCGATCCACGCCCAGCAACGCGCGCAGATCGCTCAACGCGGCCTGCGAAGCCGCGATTCGTAACGAACGCGACCGCAACCGGGCGCGTGTCCCGCTTCCATCGGTCCATTGAACTTCCAGCGGCGGCGACGACGGCGACGCCAGCGAATGCGTCTCGACCACCGCGCGCACGTCCTGCATGACCTCCGGCGTCAGCGTGCTCCCCGACTGGAGATCGATCGCCACCGCCACCTGCCCCGTCAACCGCAGTTCGACGAACGGCGTCAGTGATTCGACGATGAACGTGGGGTTTTCCACGTCCTGATCGCGCCGCGAATAACTGCCCTTCAGCAAGACAGGAACGTCGGTCTTCACCCGGTCGCCCAGCATCGTCCACGCTTCGGGAAAGACCAATACTTCAGAAGATCCCGAAAAATCCTCGACTGTCAACCGCGCGAACTCCGCTCCAGACCGCTTACTGATCTGTTTCTTGATGGCGGTTACTACTACGCCGAGCGCGATCGGTTGATCTGACCACTTCCCCAATTGAGACACGGTGTGCGTCGCGAACAGTTCGCATTCGAGACGAAACGGCTCCAGCGGGTGACCGGAGATATAGAAGCCGAGAATCTCCTTTTCGCGCGTCAGTCGCTCGGAATCAGACCAGGGCGACACGTTCGGCAAGATGCGAGGCGCGGCGACTGTTCCGGCCTCGTCCGCGCCGCCGAGCAACGAAAACTGGCCGACCGCGGCTTCCTGCTGCTTGAGCGAGGCTTCCTGCAGTGCCGTGTCGAGCACCGCCCAAAACTGCGCGCGATGCCCGCCCAGGTTGTCGAGTGCGCCCGCGGCGATCAACGCTTCGAAGACGCGCTTGTTACAGGCGCGGAGGTCAACGCGATCACAGAAATCGTAGAACGATTTGAACGGCCCGTCCTTCCGCGCGTTCAAAATCGAATCGATCGCCGAACGGCCGACGTTGCGAATGGCGCCCAGGCCAAAGCGAATGCGCTTCTCGCCAATCACGGTAAACTTGTAGCCCGACTCGTTCACGTCCGGCGCCAGCACCTCGATGCCGACTTCGCGCGCTTCGTTGATGAACTTGACGACCGAATCCGTGTCGCCGATCGACGACGACAGGATCGCCGCCATGAACTCGGCGGGATAGTGCGCCTTGAGCCACGCGGTTTGATATGAGACGACCGAATACGCGACGGCGTGCGACTTGTTGAAGCCGTAGCGGCCGAACGTCTCGATCTGGCCCGACAGTTCTTCGATGATGCGCCGGTCGAAGCCGCGCGCCACGGACTTCTCGACGAACTTGCCCAGCTCGAGCTTGATGAGATCCGCGTCCTTCTTGCCGACGGCTTTGCGCAGCACGTCGGCTTCGGCGAGCGAAATGCCTGCCAGCACCTGCGCGATGCGCATCACCTGCTCCTGATAGGTGATGACGCCGTAGGTCGTTTCGAGAATCGGCTCGAGCTCCGGCAGCGCATACGTCACCGACTCTTCGCCGCGCTTTCGGCGCTGATACACCTTGTGCATGCCGGAATCGAGCGGGCCGGGGCGCATCAACGCGTTCGAGGCGACGAGATCGTCGAAGCGGTCGCAGCGCATCCCGCGCAAGAGATCGGTCGCAAGCGGCGATTCGAACTGGAACACGCCCGTCGTGCGGCCGGCGCGAAGCATCTGATACACCGCGGCGTCGTCGAACGGGATCGCGTCGATGTCGATCGACTTGCCGGTGCGCTGCTCGACGGACACGAGCGCATCGTGAATCACGGTGAGCGTCGTGAGCCCCAGGAAGTCCATCTTCAACATGCCTGCGTGCTCCAGGCAGTTCATGTCGTACTGGCTCACGATCACAGAATCATCATCGCCCGAGCCCGCGCCCTTGGACGACTGCGTGCACACGGGCACGTAGTCGTCGACCGGTCCCGGCGCGATGACGACGCCGGCCGCGTGCACGCCGGTGTGCCGCGACAATCCTTCCAGCGACTTGGCGTAATCGAGCAGCTGGCGATAGCGGTCGTCGGTCTTGTACAACCTGGCGACGTCGGCGATCTGCTCGATCGCTTCGGCCACCGTGAGCGAGAAGTTCGGCGCGTTGGGGATGAGCTTCGCCAGCGCATCCGTCTCGGCGGGCGTGAAGCCGAGCGTGCGGCCCACGTCCTTGATCGCGGCGCGCGATTTCATCGTCCCGAACGTCACGATCTGGCAGACGGACTCCTTGCCGTACTTCTGCCGCACGTACTCGATGACCTCGCCGCGCCGCTCGAAGCAGAAGTCGACGTCGACGTCGGGCATCGACACGCGCTCCGGATTCAGAAAGCGCTCGAAGAGCAGATCGTACTCGAGCGGACAGACGTTCGTGATTTTTAATGAGTAAGCTACTAACGACCCCGCCGCCGAGCCGCGGCCCGGCCCCACCGGAATGCCGCGATCGCGCGCCGCCTTGATGAAGTCGGCGACGATGAGGAAATACCCCGCATAGCCCGTCTTCGTGATGACGCCGAGCTCGTAGTCGAGCCGCTCCTGGACGTGCGCCGGCAGCGGATCACCGTACCGCTCTTTCGCGCCAGAGACGGCCAGCGCCATCAACAAATCGTTTTCCGTCGCCACACCCGCCGGGAGCGGGAATGCCGGCACGTTGTACTTTTTGCCGAATTCGACGTTGATCTCGTCGGCGATCTTGAGCGTGTTCTCGAGAACGTCCGGCCGCCCCTTGAAGTGGCCCGCGATCTCCGGCGCGCTCTTGAAGTAGAGGCCGCGGTCGTAGCGCATCCGGTCGGCGTCGCTGCGATCCTTCCCCAATCCGATGCACAGCAGCACGTCGTGCGAGTCGTGATCTTCGGCGCGCAGAAAATGCGCGTCGTTCGTCGCGATCACGGGCAGGTTCAAATCCTCAGCGAGCTTGAACACGCGCTGATTGAGCTTCGACTGACCGTCCGACTCGTGCGCCTGGACCTCGAGGTAATACCGGTCCTTGAAGACGTTCGCGTACCACGATGCGGCTTCGCGCGCCGCATCCACGTTCTCGTCCATGAGATGCTGCGCGATCTCGCCGGCCAGACATGCCGACGAGACGATGATGCCTTCGCTGTATCGGGCCAGCAGCTCGCGGTCGACGCGCGGCTTGGAGTAGAAACCTTCGGTGTAGGCGAGCGACGACAGCTTGACGAGATTCTTGTAGCCCACGATATCGCGGGCGAGCAGGACCAGGTGGTAGTACGGCTTGGCGCCGGGCGTCGGACGCGCGCGGGTGCGGCGATCGCCGGGAGCGACGTACGCTTCCATGCCGATGATCGGCTTGACCTTCGCTTTCTTCGCCTTTTCCTGGAACTCCCAGGCCGCGTGGAGATTACCGTGATCGGTGATCGCCAGGGCGGGCTGCTCCAGCTCCTGCGCGCGGCGGATCAGGTCGTCGATCCGGTTCGCGCCGTCGAGGAGCGAGTATTCCGAGTGGCAGTGCAGATGAACGAAGGACATCCCAAATTCTAGATGCGGAATTCCGAGCGGAGGTGCGAAGCGCCAGCGCAGCGTCAGCGCAGCGCCAGCGAAGCGCCGAAGCGAGGAACAATTGCTGAAGATAGCGTCCGAACCCCCGAGGTCAATGCAAAACGCAGGAATGAGACTACTCATAAGTGTCGCGAATTCAACGCATTAGCGGCGTTCGGCGCGTTCCGTGGCGGTGGATCCGCCGCGTGGTCCTGGGGGTCGTCGTGCTCGCCGTGGCGTACCTCGCGCTGGCGCCCACCGGGCGCTATCTCGTTCGCGCCGCGTGGGAGGAGGGACACATCCTCGCGCACCGCCGGCCCATCTCCCGGATCATCGCCGATTCGCGAACGCCGCCGGCCGTCGCCGCGAAGTTGCGGCTGGTGCTTGCGGCGCGCGCTTTCGCCGCCGATTCGATCGGCCTTCAGGCGAAGCAAAGCTTCACGACCTACTCCGCGCTCGAGCACGACACGCTGGTTCTCGTGCTGTCGGGGGCATATCGCGACCGCCTCGAGCCCTACACGTGGTGGTTCCCGATCGTGGGCCGGGTGCCCTACAAGGGCTACTTCGATTTCAACGCCGCGAAGGACGGCGCGAAGCAGCTCGACGCACGGGGATTCGACGTCTATCTGCGCCCGTCGCCGGCGTTCAGCACGCTGGGCTGGTTCAACGATCCGCTCCTGTCGACGTCGTTGCACGCCGACAGCCTTGAGCTGGCGAACACCGTGGTGCACGAGCTGACGCACAACACGTACTACGCGCCCGGTTCAGCAATTTTTAATGAGTCTTTTGCAAATTTCGTCGGCGCGCGCGGATCGGCCTGGTTCTTTCGTACGCGCGGGGCCGCGGCGGCGGCCGACGAAGCGGACGCCCGCTGGTCCGACGAAAAGCTGCTCGCGCGCTTCTGGGCGCTGCTCTACCATCGCGTCGATTCGGCCTTCAAGGTGCACCCGAACGACTCGCTCGCGCGATTGACCGCGCGCGATTCTCTCTACACGGCCGCCCGCCGCGAGCTGGTCGACTCGCTCGGCCCCCAGTTTCGCACGATCAGCCCCCGCGCGCTCGAACGCGTGCGGCTGGACAACGCGGCGCTCTTGGCGCATCGCATCTACGATACGGATCTCGATCTGTTCGACGCGCTGTGGGCGCGCGAGCACGGTGATTTGCGCCGCACGGTGCTGCGCGTCATCGAGCTGGCGAAGTCGCGCCCGAACGATCCGTTCGGCGCGCTGCGCAGCGGCGTTGTCGAAAACACAGCGGCCCGTTCGTCGCCTTAGTGCAAGCACAGAATTTCCACGACACCACGGAGCTCTCGCCATGCGCTACATGATGTTCATCAAGCACACCGAGGATTACTACGGCAAGACGCCGACGCCCGAGCTCATGAAGGCGATGGGGGAGTTCGTCGTCCCGCATATGAAAAGTGGCAAGTTCGTCGAGGCCGCGGGCCTCATGTCGACGAGGCGCGGCAAGAAATTCCAGCTGCGGAACGGTAAGATCAACGTGATCGACGGACCGTTCACCGAATCGAAGGAGATCATCGGCGGCTACACCCTCGCCGAGTGCGACTCCGACGAAGAAGCGATCGAGCTGGCGCGAGAGTTTGTCGAGTTGCACCGCATTCACGCGCCGGGTATGGACGTCGAGTGCGAGTTGCGGCCGTTACAGACCGGGATGCCGGGATCGCAATGACGTGGTGCGCGGGCCGTTCAACGTCCCGCTCACGACGAGAACCGCCCCTTCAGCAGCGCGCGGAGATCGATCGCCGGCTCCTGCTGCGGCGGTAGCTCCGCCGCGGCCGGGGTTGTGGACGCCGGCTCCTGCGGAACGACCCGCTGCATCTTCTCGCGCACGCCGCGATCGAGAAAACGCGACAGCTGATCCATCGAGTAGTCCTGGCCGCGCCGCGTGGCGTACACGTTGAGCGGGTACGTCACCGCGAGATGATTGCGCGCGCGCGTCATGGCGACATACATCAGGCGGCGTTCTTCCTCGAGCTGATCTTCGTCGCCGAGTGAGCGGGAGGAGGGAAACCAGCCGTCGACGGCCCAGAGGACGAAGACCGCGTCCCATTCCTTTCCCTTGGCGCTGTGCACCGTGCTGATGACGAGCGCGTCCTCGTCGCTGTCGGCGCCGCTCCCGAGGTCTTGCGTGTTGGACGGCGGCTCGAGCGCGATCGCGGCGAGGAAGGTCGAACGATTGGGATAGCCCGCCGCGATCACCCGCAGCTGGTCGAGGTCCGCCAGCCGCGGCTCCGCCCGATCGTAGCGCTCGGCGAGCACCTTGTCGTAGA
This genomic interval from Gemmatimonadaceae bacterium contains the following:
- a CDS encoding acetyl-CoA carboxylase carboxyltransferase subunit alpha, producing the protein MGTSVTLEFEKPIAELERQIDELKRLAGDQQLDVDNEIAPLQQKLADLRVEIYKNLTPWQRVQVARSTKRPFTLDYIQLAFTDFIELHGDRAFREDAAIVGGWARLEGETVMVIGQQRGRDTKEILKRNFGMPHPEGYRKALRLMKLAEKFHVPVITFIDTMGAWAGLGAEERGQSEAIARNLFEMSRLEVPIIATVIGEGGSGGALALGVSDRTNMLENAVYSVITVEGCASILWKDGKSQELREKAASALRITAQDLQELRVVDEIIPEPPGGAHANHEATAQAVHDTLVKQLEDLRRYKPDKLVRRRRDKFLKMGQYLE
- the dnaE gene encoding DNA polymerase III subunit alpha, encoding MSFVHLHCHSEYSLLDGANRIDDLIRRAQELEQPALAITDHGNLHAAWEFQEKAKKAKVKPIIGMEAYVAPGDRRTRARPTPGAKPYYHLVLLARDIVGYKNLVKLSSLAYTEGFYSKPRVDRELLARYSEGIIVSSACLAGEIAQHLMDENVDAAREAASWYANVFKDRYYLEVQAHESDGQSKLNQRVFKLAEDLNLPVIATNDAHFLRAEDHDSHDVLLCIGLGKDRSDADRMRYDRGLYFKSAPEIAGHFKGRPDVLENTLKIADEINVEFGKKYNVPAFPLPAGVATENDLLMALAVSGAKERYGDPLPAHVQERLDYELGVITKTGYAGYFLIVADFIKAARDRGIPVGPGRGSAAGSLVAYSLKITNVCPLEYDLLFERFLNPERVSMPDVDVDFCFERRGEVIEYVRQKYGKESVCQIVTFGTMKSRAAIKDVGRTLGFTPAETDALAKLIPNAPNFSLTVAEAIEQIADVARLYKTDDRYRQLLDYAKSLEGLSRHTGVHAAGVVIAPGPVDDYVPVCTQSSKGAGSGDDDSVIVSQYDMNCLEHAGMLKMDFLGLTTLTVIHDALVSVEQRTGKSIDIDAIPFDDAAVYQMLRAGRTTGVFQFESPLATDLLRGMRCDRFDDLVASNALMRPGPLDSGMHKVYQRRKRGEESVTYALPELEPILETTYGVITYQEQVMRIAQVLAGISLAEADVLRKAVGKKDADLIKLELGKFVEKSVARGFDRRIIEELSGQIETFGRYGFNKSHAVAYSVVSYQTAWLKAHYPAEFMAAILSSSIGDTDSVVKFINEAREVGIEVLAPDVNESGYKFTVIGEKRIRFGLGAIRNVGRSAIDSILNARKDGPFKSFYDFCDRVDLRACNKRVFEALIAAGALDNLGGHRAQFWAVLDTALQEASLKQQEAAVGQFSLLGGADEAGTVAAPRILPNVSPWSDSERLTREKEILGFYISGHPLEPFRLECELFATHTVSQLGKWSDQPIALGVVVTAIKKQISKRSGAEFARLTVEDFSGSSEVLVFPEAWTMLGDRVKTDVPVLLKGSYSRRDQDVENPTFIVESLTPFVELRLTGQVAVAIDLQSGSTLTPEVMQDVRAVVETHSLASPSSPPLEVQWTDGSGTRARLRSRSLRIAASQAALSDLRALLGVDRVRLVRGS
- a CDS encoding aminopeptidase yields the protein MSRIQRISGVRRVPWRWIRRVVLGVVVLAVAYLALAPTGRYLVRAAWEEGHILAHRRPISRIIADSRTPPAVAAKLRLVLAARAFAADSIGLQAKQSFTTYSALEHDTLVLVLSGAYRDRLEPYTWWFPIVGRVPYKGYFDFNAAKDGAKQLDARGFDVYLRPSPAFSTLGWFNDPLLSTSLHADSLELANTVVHELTHNTYYAPGSAIFNESFANFVGARGSAWFFRTRGAAAAADEADARWSDEKLLARFWALLYHRVDSAFKVHPNDSLARLTARDSLYTAARRELVDSLGPQFRTISPRALERVRLDNAALLAHRIYDTDLDLFDALWAREHGDLRRTVLRVIELAKSRPNDPFGALRSGVVENTAARSSP
- a CDS encoding YciI family protein, whose translation is MRYMMFIKHTEDYYGKTPTPELMKAMGEFVVPHMKSGKFVEAAGLMSTRRGKKFQLRNGKINVIDGPFTESKEIIGGYTLAECDSDEEAIELAREFVELHRIHAPGMDVECELRPLQTGMPGSQ